From a region of the Arachis ipaensis cultivar K30076 chromosome B09, Araip1.1, whole genome shotgun sequence genome:
- the LOC107619667 gene encoding F-box/FBD/LRR-repeat protein At4g26340-like isoform X1 has translation MGKRKPKKSGKESTRTTTTQKIDLISNLPDFLLFHILSFLPTRCAMATSVLARRWRHLWKDLLVLDLDNSEESPYYLSGGRDRFIAFVDSVFAQRTASHVEKLRLTCEIPIDKRKSSKTWFRSVVGPHLKELYLDLSLHHNKGYGRVKLPVKVLTSTSLESLVLRGRMYLAVYEGFGWVRLPSLKNLELDLDCVDPNYVICSCRALENLKLTLREAFPTKSWETAELHMPRTLKRLTLIQADTEEDLNDIQELAINTPLLEYLSITLWARCLQVSISDDYPNMVEAHLDIDQDQEQVGWVLELFKALRQTKLLDLKLSTMECLLRASPFELPEFSRLVNLELEIPYFDSGFMIELLHNCNMLQVLTLHNREKVSTLELEEPNYWKLPMKDPDCVISHLKIFEFKGYQDSADEHAFAAYLLERGPILETMKIHAEPSLGRKYKKRIHKELSRVPRSSKTCQLKVIT, from the exons ATGGGAAAACGGAAGCCAAAGAAATCAGGAAAGGAAtcaacaagaacaacaacaacccaAAAAATAGACCTAATCAGTAACTTACCGGATTTCTTGCTTTTCCATATTCTCTCGTTCCTCCCAACAAGATGTGCCATGGCCACCAGCGTCCTGGCTCGCCGGTGGCGCCACCTCTGGAAGGATCTTCTAGTCTTGGATTTAGACAATAGCGAAGAGAGTCCTTATTATCTGTCCGGAGGGAGAGATCGATTTATTGCTTTCGTCGACTCTGTTTTCGCTCAGCGCACGGCTTCCCACGTCGAGAAGCTTCGCCTCACCTGTGAAATACCTATAGataaaaggaaaagctccaaaacATGGTTTCGTAGTGTTGTTGGTCCCCACCTCAAAGAGCTGTATCTCGATTTATCTCTCCATCACAACAAAGGATATGGAAGAGTCAAATTGCCGGTAAAGGTATTAACCAGTACATCACTCGAGTCCCTTGTTTTGAGAGGTCGTATGTATTTGGCTGTTTACGAAGGATTTGGATGGGTTCGATTGCCATCTCTCAAGAACCTAGAGTTGGATCTAGACTGTGTGGACCCGAACTATGTTATATGCAGTTGCCGGGCTCTTGAAAATCTCAAGCTCACTTTACGTGAAGCATTCCCAACTAAGTCATGGGAAACTGCTGAACTCCACATGCCTCGTACGTTGAAGCGTTTAACCCTAATACAGGCTGACACTGAAGAAGATCTTAATGATATTCAGGAACTTGCGATAAACACCCCGTTACTCGAATACCTGAGTATCACATTATGGGCAAGATGCTTACAGGTTTCAATTAGCGATGATTATCCCAACATGGTGGAAGCTCATCTTGATATTGATCAAGACCAAGAGCAGGTTGGTTGGGTGCTTGAGCTTTTCAAGGCACTCCGCCAAACCAAACTGTTGGACTTGAAACTTTCCACTATGGAG TGCTTGCTTCGTGCTTCCCCTTTTGAGTTGCCGGAATTTTCCCGTTTAGTTAATCTAGAGCTTGAA ATTCCATATTTCGACTCTGGATTTATGATAGAATTGCTTCATAACTGCAATATGCTTCAAGTTCTCACTCTTCATAACCGGGAG AAAGTTTCCACATTGGAACTTGAGGAACCTAATTATTGGAAACTGCCAATGAAGGATCCTGATTGTGTTATATCACATCTcaagatttttgaatttaaaggatATCAAGACTCTGCAGATGAACATGCATTTGCTGCATATCTTTTAGAGAGAGGACCTATTTTGGAGACAATGAAAATCCATGCTGAACCTAGTCTTGGCCGAAAGTATAAAAAGCGCATCCACAAGGAATTATCTAGGGTACCAAGGAGCTCCAAAACATGCCAATTAAAAGTTATAACCTGA
- the LOC107614805 gene encoding uncharacterized protein LOC107614805, producing the protein MTPASETETVEVGGQQIGKAGDGETNGAGLTGGTAVSPGRVVEDKAPGGAKWMVVGVRAVGVGHDAVVEGESIAALSPENDAAAACEDQDRNHAELGAGQGNILDQSGGSGVVGWAGEGCGGARPGQGECDKDNGDSDSQCLEEHMLENKLTWELARESGAVLYNEEDDIMAILQVQNEEIAQKRKVAKQKAKMRREEKSYVWEELSYIAGLCQVPCCFMGDFNEIVNVEERKGIVNLPLSTEEFKIWMQDMHLVDLPLIDRKFTWFQGRSCSRIDRTMVSVEWLEEFPETRLRGRPRGLSDHCPIIVEDKRMREDPRPFRSLDSWFTHEGFLRMVKEEWRGLGELQFTEKLKALMGPLGRWHKDNFGEMDKKILKFEEEIKKVDDMGSSPLLGFRDGLVEKIDEEEFVTLEAMPSAEEIREAVRDCESSKVPGCDGYNMNFIKRCWDEIGAKFTVVVMGFFQTSRLPADSNITWVALAPKFIGAKEIKDLRPISMVGCVYKVISKVLVRWMRAVMPGLVGETQSAFMKGRKFHDGALITCETVH; encoded by the exons ATGACCCCTGCGTCGGAGACGGAAACAGTGGAAGTCGGCGGTCAGCAGATCGGGAAAG CTGGTGATGGGGAAACCAATGGAGCTGGTCTGACCGGTGGAACAGCAGTCTCACCAGGTCGGGTCGTGGAAGATAAAGCACCTGGCGGCGCGAAATGGATGGTGGTTGGAGTAAGGGCGGTTGGAGTTGGTCACGATGCTGTGGTGGAGGGCGAGTCAATCGCAGCTCTGTCTCCGGAGAATGATGCGGCCGCAGCTTGCGAGGATCAAGACAGGAACCATGCTGAGCTGGGGGCTGGTCAGGGGAATATTCTAGACCAAAGCGGAGGTAGTGGGGTTGTTGGATGGGCTGGGGAAGGTTGTGGAGGTGCTAGACCTGGGCAAGGGGAATGTGATAAAGATAACGGGGATAGTGACTCTCAGTGCTTAGAGGAGCATATGTTGGAAAACAAATTGACCTGGGAGCTGGCGAGGGAATCAGGTGCTGTGTTGTACAATGAGGAAGATGACATAATGGCAATTCTTCAGGTGCAGAACGAAGAAATAGCACAAAAGAGGAAAGTGGCAAAACAAAAGGCGAAGATGAG GAGAGAGGAGAAGAGTTATGTGTGGGAGGAGTTGAGTTACATTGCTGGGTTGTGTCAGGTCCCTTGCTGTTTCATGGGAGACTTTAATGAGATAGTGAATGTGGAGGAACGGAAAGGCATTGTTAATTTACCTCTGTCTACAGAAGAATTCAAGATTTGGATGCAAGATATGCACTTAGTGGATCTGCCACTTATAGATCGCAAGTTTACGTGGTTTCAAGGCCGTTCATGCAGTCGAATTGATAGAACTATGGTTAGTGTAGAATGGCTAGAAGAGTTCCCTGAGACTCGGTTAAGAGGCAGACCAAGGGGCTTGTCAGATCACTGCCCTATTATTGTGGAAGATAAGAGGATGAGGGAAGATCCTAGGCCTTTTCGGAGCCTTGATTCGTGGTTTACACATGAAGGTTTTCTTAGAATGGTTAAGGAGGAATGGAGAGGGTTAGGGGAGTTGCAGTTTACAGAAAAATTGAAGGCGTTGATGGGACCTTTGGGAAGATGGCATAAGGACAACTTTGGTGAGATGGACAAGAAGATCTtgaagtttgaggaagagataaaaaagGTAGATGACATG GGGAGTTCTCCTTTGTTGGGGTTCAGAGATGGTTTGGTGGAAAAGATAGATGAGGAAGAATTTGTGACCTTGGAGGCGATGCCATCGGCTGAGGAAATTAGAGAGGCAGTGCGGGATTGTGAGTCATCGAAGGTGCCAGGCTGTGATGGGTACAACATGAATTTTATTAAAAGGTGCTGGGATGAGATTGGGGCGAAATTTACGGTAGTTGTGATGGGATTCTTTCAGACATCCAGGTTACCGGCAGATTCCAATATTACGTGGGTGGCGCTGGCCCCTAAGTTCATTGGTGCGAAGGAGATTAAAGACCTCAGACCTATTAGTATGGTTGGATGTGTGTACAAGGTTATTTCAAAGGTGCTAGTTAGGTGGATGAGAGCAGTGATGCCAGGATTAGTAGGGGAGACTCAGAGTGCGTTTATGAAGGGTAGAAAATTTCATGATGGGGCTCTCATAACGTGTGAAACAGTGCACTAG
- the LOC107619667 gene encoding F-box/FBD/LRR-repeat protein At4g26340-like isoform X2 translates to MGKRKPKKSGKESTRTTTTQKIDLISNLPDFLLFHILSFLPTRCAMATSVLARRWRHLWKDLLVLDLDNSEESPYYLSGGRDRFIAFVDSVFAQRTASHVEKLRLTCEIPIDKRKSSKTWFRSVVGPHLKELYLDLSLHHNKGYGRVKLPVKVLTSTSLESLVLRGRMYLAVYEGFGWVRLPSLKNLELDLDCVDPNYVICSCRALENLKLTLREAFPTKSWETAELHMPRTLKRLTLIQADTEEDLNDIQELAINTPLLEYLSITLWARCLQVSISDDYPNMVEAHLDIDQDQEQVGWVLELFKALRQTKLLDLKLSTMECLLRASPFELPEFSRLVNLELEIPYFDSGFMIELLHNCNMLQVLTLHNREKVSTLELEEPNYWKLPMKDPDCVISHLKIFEFKGYQDSADEHAFAAYLLERGPILETMKIHAEPSLGRKYKKRIHKELSRVPRSSKTCQLKVT, encoded by the exons ATGGGAAAACGGAAGCCAAAGAAATCAGGAAAGGAAtcaacaagaacaacaacaacccaAAAAATAGACCTAATCAGTAACTTACCGGATTTCTTGCTTTTCCATATTCTCTCGTTCCTCCCAACAAGATGTGCCATGGCCACCAGCGTCCTGGCTCGCCGGTGGCGCCACCTCTGGAAGGATCTTCTAGTCTTGGATTTAGACAATAGCGAAGAGAGTCCTTATTATCTGTCCGGAGGGAGAGATCGATTTATTGCTTTCGTCGACTCTGTTTTCGCTCAGCGCACGGCTTCCCACGTCGAGAAGCTTCGCCTCACCTGTGAAATACCTATAGataaaaggaaaagctccaaaacATGGTTTCGTAGTGTTGTTGGTCCCCACCTCAAAGAGCTGTATCTCGATTTATCTCTCCATCACAACAAAGGATATGGAAGAGTCAAATTGCCGGTAAAGGTATTAACCAGTACATCACTCGAGTCCCTTGTTTTGAGAGGTCGTATGTATTTGGCTGTTTACGAAGGATTTGGATGGGTTCGATTGCCATCTCTCAAGAACCTAGAGTTGGATCTAGACTGTGTGGACCCGAACTATGTTATATGCAGTTGCCGGGCTCTTGAAAATCTCAAGCTCACTTTACGTGAAGCATTCCCAACTAAGTCATGGGAAACTGCTGAACTCCACATGCCTCGTACGTTGAAGCGTTTAACCCTAATACAGGCTGACACTGAAGAAGATCTTAATGATATTCAGGAACTTGCGATAAACACCCCGTTACTCGAATACCTGAGTATCACATTATGGGCAAGATGCTTACAGGTTTCAATTAGCGATGATTATCCCAACATGGTGGAAGCTCATCTTGATATTGATCAAGACCAAGAGCAGGTTGGTTGGGTGCTTGAGCTTTTCAAGGCACTCCGCCAAACCAAACTGTTGGACTTGAAACTTTCCACTATGGAG TGCTTGCTTCGTGCTTCCCCTTTTGAGTTGCCGGAATTTTCCCGTTTAGTTAATCTAGAGCTTGAAATTCCATATTTCGACTCTGGATTTATGATAGAATTGCTTCATAACTGCAATATGCTTCAAGTTCTCACTCTTCATAACCGGGAG AAAGTTTCCACATTGGAACTTGAGGAACCTAATTATTGGAAACTGCCAATGAAGGATCCTGATTGTGTTATATCACATCTcaagatttttgaatttaaaggatATCAAGACTCTGCAGATGAACATGCATTTGCTGCATATCTTTTAGAGAGAGGACCTATTTTGGAGACAATGAAAATCCATGCTGAACCTAGTCTTGGCCGAAAGTATAAAAAGCGCATCCACAAGGAATTATCTAGGGTACCAAGGAGCTCCAAAACATGCCAATTAAAAGTTACCTGA
- the LOC107614803 gene encoding protein CHUP1, chloroplastic-like yields MIMENRTMRRTFSNMIGDEKGMKPLMLKCGLALALTFGGFLYSHFRTKRIKFPSSIPKCLHSRRGSQANLGRRIKSSSNSCNIHSEGTNTLDSEEICISTVISTNSLAGGHSPRSKHNGDKEKEKDESMLPESAEFGSIITAGRISFKKDVEVPARSSEIASPSTAHGSCSERDDYHEQEIKQLSNVIRVLQERERTLELQLHEYCGIREQETAVMELQNRLKISNMETQMFNLKLETLQSENRRLEAQLADHAKALGELETSKAKVKMLKKKLRYEAEQNKEQIMNLKQKVSKLQDQESKLNREIQAKIGRLKELESETQVLREANMRLEMENSELASRLESTQMLAQAVLEDPEADVHRNENELLREKNESLLKEIEQLQHDRCSDVEELVYLRWINACLRHELRHYQPPAGKTVARDLSKSLSPTSEKKAKQLILEYANSIDGPGNLSCADSESSSQASYMTDSGELDELSPRLENPPVSKSKIYRKLMKLIRGKDKEKDKEKDIDRRRLSRATSREKSFKSLDGGTISPNYGLAGADGMRSEYATPGRNSLDLERTTSLKEEGDRRSRDSKEEDNESLQESSSVNEKSNNLVKYAGALKDSPGNANANAIANADPKRLIVHRRSATYSSF; encoded by the exons ATGATCATGGAGAACAGGACAATGAGAAGGACTTTTAGTAATATGATTGGAGATGAGAAGGGTATGAAACCTTTGATGCTGAAATGTGGTTTGGCTTTGGCACTTACATTTGGTGGATTTCTCTATTCTCACTTCAGAACCAAAAGAATCAAGTTTCCCTCTTCTATCCCTAAGTGCCTACATTCAC GTCGTGGGAGTCAAGCTAATTTAGGAAGACGTATAAAGTCATCATCCAATTCTTGCAATATTCATTCGGAAGGAACTAATACTTTAGATTCT GAAGAAATTTGCATATCCACGGTGATCAGTACCAATTCCCTAGCTGGAGGTCACTCTCCAAGATCTAAACACAATGGagacaaagagaaagagaaagacgAGTCTATGTTACCTGAATCTGCAGAATTCGGATCCATCATCACTGCTGGAAGAATCTCTTTCAAGAAAGATGTGGAAGTTCCAGCAAGATCATCAGAAATTGCGTCTCCATCAACAGCGCATGGAAGCTGTTCCGAGAGGGACGATTATCACGAACAAGAGATCAAGCAACTGAGCAACGTCATCCGAGTCCTTCAAGAACGAGAAAGAACCCTAGAACTTCAATTGCACGAGTATTGCGGTATCAGAGAGCAAGAAACGGCGGTTATGGAGCTCCAGAACAGGTTGAAGATAAGTAACATGGAGACTCAGATGTTTAATTTGAAGCTCGAGACGTTGCAGTCGGAGAATCGGAGACTGGAGGCTCAGCTGGCGGATCATGCGAAAGCTCTCGGCGAGCTTGAGACGTCGAAGGCGAAGgtgaagatgttgaagaagaaattAAGGTATGAAGCTGAACAGAATAAGGAGCAGATCATGAACCTTAAGCAGAAAGTTTCCAAGTTGCAAGATCAAGAATCCAAGTTGAATCGAGAGATTCAAGCCAAAATTGGAAGGCTAAAGGAACTTGAATCTGAGACTCAAGTGTTGAGGGAAGCTAATATGAGATTAGAAATGGAAAATTCTGAATTAGCTTCCAGATTGGAATCTACTCAGATGCTTGCACAAGCTGTTCTAGAAGACCCTGAG GCAGATGTCCATAGAAACGAAAACGAGCTCCTTCGAGAGAAGAACGAGAgcttgttgaaggaaatagagcAGTTACAACATGATAGATGTTCAGATGTGGAGGAACTAGTTTACTTGAGATGGATAAATGCATGCTTAAGGCATGAACTAAGGCACTACCAACCGCCGGCGGGAAAAACGGTGGCGCGTGACTTAAGCAAAAGCTTAAGTCCTACGTCGGAGAAGAAAGCCAAGCAGCTTATACTTGAGTATGCAAACAGCATTGATGGACCAGGGAACCTTTCTTGTGCTGATTCCGAATCTTCTTCCCAGGCTTCTTATATGACGGACTCCGGCGAGCTTGACGAGTTATCGCCTCGTC TGGAAAACCCGCCGGTAAGCAAGTCAAAGATCTATCGAAAGCTAATGAAGCTTATTCGCGGTAAAGAtaaagagaaagataaagaaaaagatatAGATCGACGCCGGCTCAGCCGAGCCACGTCAAGAGAAAAATCATTTAAATCTCTAGATGGTGGCACTATTTCTCCGAACTACGGCTTGGCTGGAGCCGACGGAATGAGAAGTGAGTATGCAACTCCGGGTAGAAATTCGTTGGACTTAGAAAGGACGACGAGTTTGAAGGAGGAAGGAGATAGGAGGAGTCGAGATTCCAAAGAGGAAGATAATGAATCTTTACAAGAATCTTCATCGGTTAATGAGAAATCTAACAATTTGGTTAAATATGCTGGAGCTTTGAAAGATTCTCCTGGAAATGCAAACGCAAATGCCATTGCCAATGCCGATCCAAAAAGGCTCATTGTACATAGAAGATCGGCAACATATAGTTCATTTTAA
- the LOC107618614 gene encoding GDSL esterase/lipase APG, protein MKNFVVVFFTYYVLLILAYSGYAQDTTTLVPAIITFGDSVVDVGNNDYLPTIFKANYPPYGRDFVNHQATGRFCNGKLATDITAETLGFKSYAPAYLSPEASGKNLLIGANFASAASGYDENAAILNHAIPLSQQLEYFKEYQSKLAQVAGSAKSASIIKDALYLLSAGSSDFVQNYYVNPWINKAFTPDQYSSYLLDSFTSFIKGLYGLGARRIGVTSLPPLGCLPAARTLFGFHENGCVSRLNTDAQGFNKKINSAASSLQKQLPGLKIVVFDIYKPLLDLVQSPAKSGFVEARRGCCGTGTVETTILLCNPKSPGTCPNATQYVFWDSVHPSQAANQVLADSLLLQGISLIS, encoded by the exons CTTATTATGTGTTGTTGATCTTGGCATATTCCGGGTATGCACAAGATACAACAACACTTGTTCCGGCAATCATAACGTTCGGAGACTCCGTCGTCGATGTCGGAAACAATGACTATCTCCCAACTATCTTTAAAGCAAATTACCCTCCTTATGGGAGGGACTTTGTTAATCACCAAGCTACAGGGAGGTTTTGTAATGGCAAACTAGCTACTGATATTACTG CTGAAACACTAGGATTCAAGAGCTATGCACCAGCATATCTGAGTCCAGAGGCATCAGGGAAGAACCTCTTAATTGGTGCAAACTTTGCTTCAGCTGCATCTGGTTATGATGAAAATGCTGCTATTTTGAAT CATGCAATTCCATTGTCACAACAATTAGAATATTTCAAGGAATACCAAAGCAAACTGGCACAGGTGGCTGGAAGTGCCAAATCAGCTTCAATAATCAAGGATGCATTGTATTTATTGAGTGCTGGAAGTAGTGATTTTGTGCAAAATTACTATGTTAACCCTTGGATCAACAAGGCCTTCACTCCTGACCAATATTCATCTTACCTTCTGGATTCATTCACAAGCTTCATTAAG GGGTTGTATGGATTGGGAGCAAGGAGAATTGGAGTGACATCACTGCCACCATTGGGTTGTTTACCAGCAGCAAGAACTTTATTTGGTTTCCATGAGAATGGATGTGTGTCAAGACTCAACACAGATGCTCAAGGATTCAACAAGAAGATTAACTCTGCTGCTTCAAGCCTTCAAAAACAACTTCCTGGCCTTAAGATTGTTGTCTTTGATATTTACAAGCCTCTACTTGACCTTGTTCAGTCCCCTGCAAAATCTG GTTTTGTGGAGGCAAGGAGAGGTTGCTGTGGAACAGGGACAGTGGAGACAACAATCCTGTTGTGCAATCCAAAATCACCAGGAACTTGTCCTAATGCAACCCAATATGTCTTTTGGGACAGTGTCCATCCTTCACAAGCTGCTAACCAAGTTCTTGCTGATTCTTTGCTTCTACAGGGCATTTCTCTTATCTCATAA
- the LOC107614804 gene encoding uncharacterized protein LOC107614804 yields the protein MERGLRQGDQLSPFLFVLVVDVLHRMVGEAVRIGRISPLVVGRDCVELSHIQFADDTIMFYPPEDETMKNYKRLLRWFELMSWLNINFEKSSLILINCEEQRVQRMYRLWGCKEDTLPVKYLGVPLGDNPRLVKTWKPIIDKVEDKLSL from the coding sequence ATGGAAAGGGGCTTGAGACAAGGTGACCAGCTTTCTCCTTTCTTGTTTGTGCTAGTTGTGGATGTTCTGCATAGAATGGTTGGTGAGGCAGTCAGGATCGGACGTATTTCTCCTTTGGTGGTTGGTCGAGACTGTGTGGAGCTATCACACATTCAGTTTGCTGATGACACTATTATGTTTTACCCACCAGAAGACGAGACTATGAAGAATTACAAGCGGTTGCTGCGATGGTTTGAGTTAATGTCATGGCTCAATATTAATTTCGAAAAGTCCAGTCTGATTTTAATCAATTGTGAAGAGCAGCGGGTACAACGTATGTATAGATTGTGGGGTTGTAAGGAAGATACCCTCCCTGTTAAGTACCTTGGAGTCCCTTTAGGAGATAATCCAAGGCTGGTTAAGACCTGGAAGCCTATAATCGATAAGGTGGAAGACAAACTAAGCCTTTGA